The Pirellulales bacterium DNA segment ACACGGGAACATCGATGTGCCCCTGACGTTCGCGGACCAAACTTTCGACGTGGTTGTGGCCTGCGCGGTGATCGAGCATGTGTTTGACCCGTTTCATGCGCTGGACGAGATCGCGCGAGTCCTCAAGCCGGGTGGAGCGGTCATGATTACTGTTCCGAACATCTGCTACATCAAGCATGCGGTTGGATTGTGGCTGGGTCGATTGCCGCGCACCGGAATCTCAACCAACGACATTCGCGTCTGGCGAACTCAAGGTTGGGACGGGGGCCATCTCCACTACTTCTCCAAGCATCAATTAACCGAGTTGTTGCACGAAACGGGCTTCACCCCCGAATTTTGGACCTCGGACGGACGTTGGGCAAAGCTGCGGCGGCGCTGCACCAATTTGATGGGCAATCTGACGGTCCGCGCCCGGAAGCGATAGACGTTGGACTGTGATCGCGGTCTCGCGACTAAGCGAGGGGACGCCGCGACTTCATTGGCG contains these protein-coding regions:
- a CDS encoding class I SAM-dependent methyltransferase translates to MSQAMQALYDRIYHDEAKDWTPRKPKPEAITTNRYDDTIRLLRGEPKRSSLLEIGCGAGQMAIPLLNYYDRVTGIDISERRIEIGAAKIAERFPELAHRIDLRHGNIDVPLTFADQTFDVVVACAVIEHVFDPFHALDEIARVLKPGGAVMITVPNICYIKHAVGLWLGRLPRTGISTNDIRVWRTQGWDGGHLHYFSKHQLTELLHETGFTPEFWTSDGRWAKLRRRCTNLMGNLTVRARKR